The Clostridioides sp. ES-S-0010-02 genome window below encodes:
- a CDS encoding GNAT family N-acetyltransferase produces MIESKRLYIRQMNHSDFKEISKMLQDSEVMYAWEHAFSDEEVTEWIDRNIQRYNNDGYGYFIVIDKYIDNVVGQIGLIKQDIGLGIGYIVKREYWNQGYATEGATICIDYAIRNLNVDTLVADIRPENIASINVAKKLGMKKISECDKIYRGQVMKHDVYQLKVTGLTTKIVEIVDYNPNWKYEFEKLKSTLEKTLGNSILKIEHVGSTSVEGLSAKPRLDVDIIIGDYSYLNDVVSKLKKLGYKHLGNLEVEGREAFSYETTSFMEHNLYVCPKDGKGYLEHIKFREYLRLNPDKVKEYSDLKKKLAKLYRYDVNSYCDNKTDFIRGIID; encoded by the coding sequence ATATATTAGACAAATGAATCATAGTGATTTTAAGGAAATAAGTAAAATGTTACAAGATTCAGAAGTAATGTATGCATGGGAACATGCTTTTTCTGATGAAGAAGTTACAGAATGGATTGATAGAAATATACAGAGATATAATAATGATGGATATGGATATTTTATTGTTATAGATAAGTATATAGATAATGTAGTGGGGCAAATAGGCCTTATAAAACAGGACATAGGGTTAGGAATAGGTTATATAGTAAAAAGAGAATATTGGAATCAAGGTTATGCTACAGAAGGTGCTACTATATGTATAGATTATGCTATTAGAAACTTAAATGTAGATACTTTAGTAGCAGATATCAGACCTGAAAATATAGCATCTATAAATGTGGCAAAAAAACTAGGTATGAAGAAAATATCTGAGTGCGACAAGATTTATAGAGGACAAGTAATGAAACATGATGTCTACCAATTAAAAGTAACAGGATTAACTACAAAAATTGTTGAAATAGTAGATTATAATCCAAATTGGAAGTATGAGTTTGAAAAATTAAAATCTACACTAGAAAAGACTCTAGGTAATTCGATTTTGAAAATAGAACATGTTGGTAGCACATCTGTTGAAGGGCTTTCTGCAAAACCTAGATTAGATGTTGATATAATAATTGGAGATTATAGCTACTTAAATGATGTTGTCAGTAAACTAAAAAAATTAGGGTATAAACATCTAGGCAATTTAGAAGTAGAAGGAAGAGAAGCATTTTCTTATGAGACAACTAGTTTCATGGAGCATAATTTATATGTATGTCCTAAAGATGGGAAAGGATATTTAGAGCATATTAAATTTCGAGAGTATTTGAGACTAAATCCAGATAAGGTTAAAGAATATTCTGACTTAAAAAAGAAGCTAGCAAAACTTTATAGGTATGATGTTAACTCTTATTGTGATAACAAAACAGATTTCATAAGAGGCATAATAGATTAG